A region from the Saccharomonospora azurea NA-128 genome encodes:
- a CDS encoding TetR/AcrR family transcriptional regulator, with translation MPGRGHYHHGHLRRAIIDAAVDVIAQDGIGAISLRDLARRAGVSHAAPAHHFHDKAELLTAIAVEGFELLSDSLEEALDTAPLPLLEVGTRYVRFSVEHPGHFEVMYRPEVYHRDDPDLVAARLWARRVLCTGVSTASPGLDDEVLRSGALAAWALAHGFATLARSGNFDEYLERTSATELFHRMAVRVLSMGTSPGEPA, from the coding sequence ATGCCCGGTCGAGGCCACTACCACCACGGTCACCTGCGCCGTGCCATCATCGACGCCGCCGTGGACGTCATCGCTCAGGACGGCATCGGAGCCATCAGTCTCCGCGACCTCGCCCGGCGGGCCGGTGTCTCCCACGCCGCCCCGGCGCATCACTTCCACGACAAGGCGGAGCTGCTCACCGCCATCGCCGTCGAGGGGTTCGAGCTGCTCTCCGATTCCCTGGAGGAGGCACTCGACACCGCTCCGCTCCCGCTGCTGGAAGTGGGCACCCGGTACGTGCGGTTCTCCGTCGAACATCCCGGGCACTTCGAGGTCATGTACCGGCCGGAGGTCTATCATCGCGACGACCCCGACCTGGTCGCGGCACGGCTCTGGGCCCGACGCGTACTGTGCACGGGCGTCTCCACCGCGTCTCCGGGCCTCGACGACGAGGTTCTGCGGTCCGGAGCGCTCGCGGCCTGGGCCCTCGCGCACGGCTTCGCCACGCTGGCCCGCAGCGGCAACTTCGACGAGTACCTCGAACGCACGTCGGCCACGGAGCTCTTCCACCGCATGGCGGTGCGGGTGCTGTCGATGGGCACCTCGCCGGGCGAACCCGCCTGA
- a CDS encoding ATP-binding protein: MFRRVAIVNRGEAAMRLIHAVRERNAEGGPRLETVAFYTDADRDATFVREADHAYCLGAASARPYLNLELLERALVETRSDAAWVGWGFVAEDPAFAELCDRLGVTFVGPSAEAMRKLGDKIGAKLLAEEVGVPVAPWSGGPVDDLDAARAAADRIGYPLMLKATAGGGGRGIRVVSSDDELTDAYERTRMEAERAFGSGVVFLERLVTGARHVEVQVIADGQGTAWALGVRDCSVQRRNQKVIEESASPLLSPEQTSELKASAERLVLAVGYRGAATVEFLYHPGEKLFAFLEVNTRLQVEHPITEATTGMDLVKAQLHVAAGGRLEGEKPSELGHAVEARLNAEDPDRDFAPAPGRISLLNFPAGPGVRVDTGVSEGDTIPADFDSMIAKIIAYGRDRDEALGRLRRAVADTSVLIEGGSTNKSFLLDLLDAPEVVDASADTGWIDRVRGEGRLRSTRHAGVALAIAAIDSYTEAEQAEQQHLLSTAHGGRPQIRHSGPRSVELKLRGTGYRVTVARTAPRRYGVAIENGPVTHRIDVEIERHGEATGQLVAHGTRFRFVTGTHGPVHVVEVDGAVHRISRDEGGIVRSPAPALVVAAPVEVGAEVEAGAPVLVLESMKMETVLRAPFRAVLRERPVSIGSQVEAGAPLLRLEPLDTEDADADQAESAGEELELPSAPPSLDAAERAERALADLRSRLLGFDLDSDDVDRVVREYQSARSELVERGERPVEAERQLLHVFADLSELSRNRPVADERSPDTRVHSPREYFHTYLQSLDIDRAGLSEEFCERLSRALAHYGVDELEQGPELTEAVFRLFCAQQRAASDVGLVTALLRQWLTEPAPEQSVREPVGHMLEHLVAATQVRFPVVADLARSVVFRWFAQPMLRRKRAETYVEVREHLRHLDTHPDCPDRAERIAAMVACAEPLVRIVGQRIHREGADLGPLLEVMAGRYYRDRSLANVRVQQVSGFPCVTAEYELDTERVRLVSTAADPRQLTDALHAIDAAASGSADDASVVVDLYLAWSDEFADDETAAAKLFATLTEVALPRAVRRVTVTVAGRTGSVMHQHFTFRSSAQGLTEDRLIRGLHPLIAQRLQLRRLREFDLTRLPSADEEVHLVRCVAPDNPSDERFVAMAQVRDLTPLRDSEGRVLALPDVEGSLAACLDAIREQQVRRPAKKRLDTNRIVIYVWPTIDFTTDELRAVARRVVPTTAGAGVERVEFLGRRRDPATGDTREVAVLITHTPGSGVSVRMTTPSTEVVRPLDAYGQKVLRARRRNTVYPYELVGLLAGPNGTFVEHDLDADGTLVPVDRPKGGNTAGIVAGVVTTPTVRHPQGVTRVVLLGDPTKALGALAEPECARVIAALDLAERMGVPLEWFALSAGARIAMDSGTENMDWVAAALKRIVHFTQDGGEINVVVAGINVGAQPYWNAEATMLMHTKGILVMTPDSAMVLTGKQSLDFSGGVSAEDNHGIGGYDRVMGPNGQAQYWAADLAGARDVLMAHYDHTYVAPGESGPRRAETTDPRDRDVSPYPHNVVGSDFTTVGEIFSPETNPDRKKAFDIRTVMRAVADADHPVLERWAGMADAETAVVQDAHLGGWPVCLIGIESRSVPRRGFPPTDGPDTYTAGTLFPRSSKKVARAINAASGNRPVVVLANLSGFDGSPESMRKLQLEYGAEIGRAIVNFEGPIVFCVISRYHGGAFVVFSKALNPNMTVLAVDGSFASVIGGAPAAAVVFSGEVANRTAADERVRDLEARLAEADDSERAELATQLADVRTSVRAEKLGEVAAEFDEIHSIRRAVEVGSVDAVIAPEALRPELIAAVERGHERR, translated from the coding sequence GTGTTCCGTCGGGTCGCCATCGTCAACCGCGGGGAAGCCGCTATGCGGCTGATCCATGCCGTCAGGGAGCGCAACGCCGAGGGTGGGCCGCGACTGGAGACCGTGGCGTTCTACACGGACGCCGATCGGGACGCCACCTTCGTGCGGGAAGCCGATCACGCGTACTGCCTGGGAGCGGCGTCCGCGCGGCCCTATCTGAACCTCGAGCTGCTGGAACGCGCTCTGGTCGAGACCAGGTCCGACGCGGCCTGGGTCGGCTGGGGTTTCGTCGCCGAGGACCCGGCTTTCGCGGAGCTGTGCGATCGGCTGGGCGTCACGTTCGTGGGTCCGAGCGCCGAGGCCATGCGCAAGCTCGGTGACAAGATCGGCGCGAAGCTGCTGGCCGAGGAGGTCGGCGTTCCCGTCGCGCCGTGGAGCGGCGGGCCCGTGGACGATCTCGACGCCGCCCGCGCCGCCGCGGACCGGATCGGGTATCCACTGATGCTCAAGGCCACCGCCGGCGGTGGTGGACGCGGCATCCGGGTGGTGTCGTCCGACGACGAGCTCACCGACGCCTACGAACGCACCCGGATGGAGGCCGAGCGCGCCTTCGGCAGTGGCGTGGTGTTCCTCGAACGGTTGGTCACCGGAGCGCGGCACGTCGAGGTGCAGGTCATCGCCGACGGTCAGGGCACGGCGTGGGCGCTGGGGGTGCGCGACTGCTCGGTCCAGCGGCGCAACCAGAAGGTCATCGAGGAGTCGGCGTCACCGCTGCTCTCGCCGGAGCAGACGAGTGAGCTGAAGGCCTCGGCGGAACGGCTCGTGCTCGCGGTGGGCTACCGCGGAGCGGCGACGGTGGAGTTCCTCTACCACCCCGGCGAAAAGCTCTTCGCGTTCCTCGAGGTCAACACCCGCCTGCAGGTGGAGCACCCCATCACCGAGGCCACCACCGGTATGGACCTGGTGAAGGCGCAGCTGCACGTCGCGGCAGGGGGCCGGTTGGAGGGCGAGAAGCCGTCCGAGCTCGGACACGCGGTGGAGGCGCGACTCAACGCCGAGGACCCCGACCGCGACTTCGCCCCGGCACCCGGCCGGATCAGCCTGCTGAACTTCCCGGCGGGCCCGGGCGTCCGGGTGGACACGGGAGTGAGCGAGGGCGACACGATCCCGGCCGACTTCGACTCGATGATCGCGAAGATCATCGCCTACGGCCGTGACCGGGACGAGGCGCTGGGTCGCCTGCGCCGCGCGGTGGCGGACACGAGCGTGCTGATCGAGGGCGGCTCCACCAACAAGAGCTTCCTGCTCGACCTCCTCGACGCGCCGGAGGTCGTCGACGCCAGCGCCGACACCGGGTGGATCGACCGGGTCCGCGGCGAGGGACGTCTGCGGTCGACGCGGCACGCGGGCGTCGCGCTCGCGATCGCCGCCATCGACTCCTACACCGAGGCCGAACAGGCCGAACAGCAGCACCTGCTGTCGACCGCGCACGGTGGGCGGCCGCAGATCCGCCACTCCGGCCCTCGCTCGGTGGAGCTCAAGCTGCGCGGCACCGGCTACCGGGTGACCGTGGCGCGGACCGCGCCACGGCGGTACGGGGTGGCCATCGAGAACGGGCCCGTCACGCACCGGATCGACGTCGAGATCGAGCGTCACGGCGAGGCCACGGGCCAGCTCGTCGCGCACGGCACGCGGTTCCGTTTCGTCACGGGCACCCACGGCCCGGTGCACGTGGTCGAGGTCGACGGCGCCGTCCACCGCATCAGCCGCGACGAGGGTGGCATCGTGCGTTCACCGGCGCCCGCGCTGGTGGTCGCGGCGCCCGTCGAGGTGGGCGCCGAGGTCGAGGCGGGTGCGCCCGTGCTCGTCCTGGAGAGCATGAAGATGGAGACGGTGCTGCGGGCGCCGTTCCGCGCCGTGCTGCGGGAGCGCCCGGTGTCGATCGGCAGCCAGGTCGAGGCGGGCGCGCCGCTGCTGAGGCTGGAGCCGCTCGACACCGAGGACGCCGACGCGGACCAGGCCGAGTCCGCCGGCGAGGAGCTCGAACTGCCGTCGGCGCCCCCGTCCCTCGACGCGGCGGAGCGCGCCGAGCGCGCCCTCGCCGACCTGCGGAGCCGGCTCCTCGGGTTCGACCTCGACTCGGACGACGTCGACCGCGTGGTGCGCGAGTACCAGTCGGCGAGGAGCGAGCTCGTCGAGCGGGGCGAGCGTCCGGTGGAGGCCGAACGGCAGCTGCTGCACGTGTTCGCCGACCTCTCCGAGCTGAGCCGCAACCGGCCGGTCGCCGACGAACGGTCACCCGACACCCGCGTGCACAGCCCCCGGGAGTACTTCCACACCTACCTGCAGAGCCTGGACATCGACCGGGCCGGGCTGTCGGAGGAGTTCTGCGAGCGGCTGTCCCGCGCCCTGGCCCACTACGGCGTCGACGAGCTGGAGCAGGGGCCGGAGCTGACGGAGGCCGTGTTCCGCCTGTTCTGCGCCCAGCAACGGGCGGCGAGCGACGTCGGGCTGGTCACCGCGCTGCTGCGGCAGTGGCTCACCGAGCCCGCGCCGGAACAGTCCGTGCGGGAGCCGGTCGGGCACATGCTCGAACACCTGGTGGCCGCCACCCAGGTGCGCTTCCCCGTGGTCGCCGACCTGGCCCGCAGCGTCGTGTTCCGGTGGTTCGCTCAGCCGATGCTGCGCCGGAAGCGCGCCGAGACCTACGTCGAGGTGCGGGAGCACCTGCGCCATCTCGACACGCACCCGGACTGCCCGGACCGCGCCGAGCGGATCGCCGCCATGGTCGCGTGCGCCGAGCCGCTGGTGCGCATCGTCGGGCAGCGCATCCACCGGGAGGGCGCCGACCTGGGGCCGCTGCTGGAGGTCATGGCCGGCCGCTACTACCGCGACCGGTCGCTCGCGAACGTGCGGGTCCAGCAGGTCTCCGGATTCCCGTGTGTGACGGCCGAATACGAGCTCGACACCGAGCGGGTGCGGCTGGTGTCCACGGCCGCCGACCCGCGGCAGCTGACCGACGCGCTGCACGCGATCGACGCGGCCGCGTCCGGCTCCGCCGACGACGCGAGCGTGGTCGTCGACCTCTACCTCGCGTGGTCCGACGAGTTCGCCGACGACGAGACGGCCGCGGCGAAGCTGTTCGCGACCCTCACCGAGGTGGCGTTGCCGCGTGCCGTGCGCCGGGTCACCGTCACCGTGGCGGGACGCACCGGCTCGGTGATGCACCAGCACTTCACCTTCCGGTCGTCCGCCCAGGGCCTGACCGAGGACCGGCTGATCCGCGGTCTGCACCCGCTCATCGCGCAGCGGCTCCAGCTGCGGCGCCTCCGCGAGTTCGACCTCACCCGGCTGCCGTCCGCCGACGAGGAGGTCCACCTCGTGCGGTGCGTCGCGCCGGACAACCCGTCCGACGAGCGGTTCGTGGCGATGGCGCAGGTCCGCGACCTCACGCCGTTGCGGGACTCCGAGGGGCGCGTCCTCGCGCTGCCGGACGTGGAGGGGTCGCTCGCCGCCTGCCTCGACGCCATTCGTGAGCAGCAGGTGCGCCGCCCGGCCAAGAAGCGCCTCGACACCAACCGGATCGTCATCTACGTGTGGCCGACGATCGATTTCACCACCGACGAACTGCGTGCCGTGGCCCGCCGCGTGGTGCCGACCACCGCGGGCGCGGGTGTCGAACGCGTCGAGTTCCTCGGCCGGCGGCGTGACCCCGCGACCGGCGACACGCGCGAGGTCGCCGTGCTCATCACGCACACCCCCGGCTCGGGGGTGAGCGTGCGCATGACCACACCGTCCACTGAGGTCGTCCGCCCGCTCGACGCGTACGGGCAGAAGGTGCTGCGGGCGCGCCGGCGCAACACGGTCTATCCCTACGAGCTGGTGGGCCTGCTCGCGGGTCCGAACGGCACGTTCGTCGAACACGACCTCGACGCCGACGGCACGCTCGTCCCCGTGGACCGGCCGAAGGGCGGCAACACGGCGGGCATCGTCGCCGGTGTGGTCACCACGCCCACCGTCCGCCACCCGCAGGGCGTGACCCGCGTGGTGCTCCTGGGCGACCCGACGAAGGCACTCGGCGCGCTCGCCGAACCCGAGTGCGCCCGCGTGATCGCCGCCCTGGACCTCGCGGAACGCATGGGAGTGCCGCTCGAGTGGTTCGCCCTCTCCGCGGGCGCGCGGATCGCCATGGACTCCGGTACCGAGAACATGGACTGGGTCGCGGCGGCGTTGAAGCGCATCGTCCACTTCACCCAGGACGGCGGCGAGATCAACGTGGTCGTGGCGGGCATCAACGTCGGTGCTCAGCCCTACTGGAACGCCGAGGCGACGATGTTGATGCACACCAAGGGCATCCTCGTCATGACCCCGGACTCGGCGATGGTGCTCACCGGCAAGCAGTCGCTCGACTTCTCCGGCGGGGTGTCCGCGGAGGACAACCACGGCATCGGCGGCTACGACCGGGTGATGGGCCCCAACGGCCAGGCCCAGTACTGGGCGGCCGACCTCGCGGGCGCCCGGGACGTCCTGATGGCGCACTACGACCACACCTACGTCGCTCCGGGGGAGAGCGGACCCCGCCGCGCCGAGACCACCGACCCGCGTGACCGCGACGTGAGCCCCTACCCGCACAACGTCGTCGGCAGCGACTTCACCACCGTCGGGGAGATCTTCTCGCCCGAGACGAACCCCGACCGCAAGAAGGCGTTCGACATCCGCACCGTGATGCGCGCGGTCGCCGACGCCGACCACCCCGTCCTCGAACGGTGGGCGGGCATGGCCGACGCCGAGACCGCGGTGGTGCAGGACGCGCACCTAGGCGGGTGGCCGGTGTGCCTCATCGGCATCGAGTCGCGATCCGTGCCGCGGCGCGGGTTCCCGCCCACGGACGGGCCCGACACCTACACGGCGGGCACGCTGTTCCCCCGGTCGTCCAAGAAGGTGGCGCGCGCGATCAACGCGGCCAGCGGCAACCGTCCCGTGGTGGTCCTGGCCAACCTGTCGGGCTTCGACGGTTCGCCGGAATCGATGCGCAAGCTCCAGCTGGAGTACGGCGCCGAGATCGGCCGCGCGATCGTCAACTTCGAGGGCCCGATCGTGTTCTGCGTGATCTCGCGCTACCACGGCGGTGCGTTCGTCGTCTTCTCGAAGGCGTTGAACCCGAACATGACGGTGCTCGCCGTCGACGGGTCGTTCGCGTCCGTGATCGGTGGCGCACCGGCCGCGGCGGTGGTGTTCTCCGGTGAGGTCGCCAACCGCACGGCCGCCGACGAGCGGGTGCGGGACCTGGAGGCGCGGTTGGCGGAGGCGGACGACTCCGAGCGGGCCGAGCTCGCGACCCAGCTCGCCGACGTACGCACGTCCGTGCGCGCGGAGAAGCTCGGCGAGGTCGCCGCGGAGTTCGACGAGATCCACTCCATCCGCCGTGCGGTCGAGGTCGGTTCCGTCGACGCGGTCATCGCGCCCGAGGCGCTGCGTCCGGAGTTGATCGCCGCCGTGGAACGCGGACACGAACGCCGCTGA